TCGCCCTTCTTGACGTTGATTCCGCCGGCCAACGACCCGACGGTGTGACCCCATCCGCCGAACAGGCCGCCGATCGCGCCGGCGGCCGCGCCGACGCTGCTCCCGCCGCTATTTTGATTGGCGGTCACGATATCCGGCTGCAGGAAATAATCCGCTGCCTTCACCTGGCCCGCGCCCATGTTGGAGCCCTTCTGCAGCTCACCCTGCTCGGCCATGGCGCGTTCCATCGCCCGGCTGCGCATCGCGCCGCCGCGGTTGACCATGGTGAAGCAGCCGGACTGCGCCACGAAAACCTTGATAATCGCTTCGGGGCTGCCGAGGTTCAGCTCGCGCCACCACTGATTGTCGGGCTCGACGATCGCCAGCGTTCCGATCCTGTGCGTGCAAACCGGTATCTGCGCCTGGCCGGCCGTCTGTTCGTTGCGGCCTGAGCTGGGCTTTGCCTGCCCGCCGCCGAGAATTCCTGCCAATGCCTGCGTGGAACTAAGCGCCAGCGCTGCGCCGGCGAGGAACGCGAACTTTGTCATGATCAAGCCCCCTTGATGGATGGCCGATGTTTATCAGGGATTTAATGGAGTCGGAAGGTGGACTTTGCGGCTGTTCCTGCGTTTTTCGCGCCATTGCTGACAGCTTCGCGCCGCCCTGCTAGCGCCCGCTTCAAATGCAGAGAATTGATCATATCCGGAATTTTTCGATCATCGCCCATATCGACCATGGGAAGTCGACGCTTGCCGACCGGCTGATCCAGGCGACCGGCGGTCTTACCGACCGCGAGATGACCGGCAACGCGCAGGTGCTCGACAACATGGACATCGAGCGCGAGCGCGGGATCACCATCAAGGCGCAGACCGTCCGCCTCGCGTGGAAGGGCTACGAGCTCAACCTGATGGACACGCCCGGCCACGTCGACTTCGCCTATGAGGTCAGCCGCAGCCTCGCCGCCTGCGAAGGCGCGCTGCTGGTCGTCGACGCCGCGCAGGGCGTGGAGGCGCAGACGCTCGCCAACGTCTACCAGTCGATCGAGCACGACCACGAGATCGTCCCCGTCATCAACAAGATCGACCTCCCCGCCGCCGACCCTGAAGGCGTGCGGCAGGAGATCGAGGAGATCATCGGCCTCGACGCCTCCGAAGCCGTCCTCGCCAGCGCAAAGACCGGCATCGGCATCGAGGAAATCCTGCAGGCGATCGTCGACAAAATCCCGCCGCCCAAGGGCGACGCCGCCGCGCCGCTGAAGGCGATGCTGGTCGACAGCTGGTACGACCCCTATCTGGGCGTCGTCATCCTCGTCCGCGTCATCGACGGCACGCTGAAGAAGGGCGCGCAGGTCAAGTTCATGGCCGCCGGCACGACGCACCTGGTCGACCGCGTCGGCTGCTTCCGCCCGAAGATCGAGCAGCTATCCGAACTTGGCCCCGGCGAAATCGGCTTCATTACCGCCCAGATCAAGGAAGTCGCCGAAACCCGCGTAGGCGATACGATCACCGATGCCAAAAGGCCGGCCGCGGCGGCTCTGCCCGGCTTCAAGGAGGTCCAGCCCGTCGTCTTCTGCGGCCTGTTCCCGGTCGACGCCAACGACTTCGAGAAGCTGCGCGACAGCCTTTACAAGCTGCGCCTCAACGATGCGTCATTCAGCTTTGAAACCGAAAGCAGCGCGGCGCTGGGCTTCGGCTTCCGCTGCGGGTTCCTCGGCCTTCTCCATCTCGAGATCATCCAGGAGCGGCTGACCCGCGAATATGACCTCGACCTCATCACCACCGCGCCGAGCGTCGTTTATCGAATGCACCTCACCCATTCGAAGAACGAGGACGCGAAGACGATCGAGCTGCACAACCCGGCGGACATGCCCGACCCCAACCGGATCGAGAGCATCGAGGAGCCGTGGATCCTGGCCACCATCTACACCCCCGACGAATATCTCGGCGGCATCCTCAAGCTGTGCCAGGACCGCCGCGGCATCCAGAAGGAGCTGACCTATGTCGGCAGCGGCAGCCACGCCCGCGCGCTGCTGAAGTACGAGCTTCCGCTCAACGAGGTGGTGTTCGATTTCTACGACCGCCTGAAGAGCATTTCGAAGGGCTATGCCAGCTTCGATTACGAGCAGATCGGGCACCGCGAGGGCGACCTCGTCAAGATGAGCATCCTGGTAAATGAAGAGCCGGTCGACGCGCTGAGCATGATCGTCCACCGCGGCACCGCGGAAGCGCGCGGCCGCGGCATGTGCGAGCGGTTGAAGGAGCTGATCCCGAGACACCTGTTCAAGATCCCGATCCAGGCGGCGATCGGCGGCAAGGTCATCGCGCGGGAAACGATCAGCGCGATGCGCAAGGACGTCACCGCCAAATGCTACGGCGGCGACGCGACCCGCAAACGCAAGCTCCTCGAGAAGCAGAAGAAGGGCAAGGCGCGGATGCGGGAATACGGCAACGTGAGCATCCCGCAGGAGGCGTTTATTGCTGCGCTGAGGATGGGGGAAGAGTAACCCGCTCGCGCTCGATATTCGCGGCCTTAGTGAAACCAACCTCCTCCGGAACGGCCCTGCATCCGCGCAAGCTGAGCCGCTGACACGGCAAAGTGCCGCATCGACTCCGCCAGGAAAGGGGGTAATCCTAAGCACATGGCGGAAAGCAGCGGAGGGTCGGGACGTGACAAGCGCAGCGCCGCGGCGCCGCCGCTGACGGAGCTGTTGCTCGACCAGCCGCTGGGTTCGGAGGGCGGCGACCCGTTGCCGATGCCGATCGAGCTTCCCGCCGCCATGTTCACCGGGCCGGGGCTGCTGACGCTTGCCGACCTCGTGCCGGTGATGACCGCCTACGTCGACCGCACGCTCCACTATCGCTTCATGAACAAGCCGCTTGCCGAATGGCTGGAGCGGCCGCGTAAGGACATGATCGGGCGGCACATGCGCGAGGTCATCGGCGACGAGGCCTTTGCCGAGCGTGAGCAATTGCTGGCCGCCGCGCTTGCCGGGGAGCGCAAGCTGTTCGCCGCCACCTGGGAGCATCCGACGCGCGGCGTGCTTGCGGCGCAAAGCGATTACGTGCCGTGGGTCAATCCGGCGACGGGCGAGGTCGACGGCGTCGTCATCGTCATTACCGACGTCACCGAGCAGCGTCTTGCCGAACGCTCGATCCGCGAAAGCGAGGAGCGCTTCCGGCGCATCGCCAACAGTGCGCCGGCGCTGATGTGGGTGACCCGGCTCGACCGCGTGCGCGACTTCGTCAATGAGGCCTATGCCGAGTTCGCGCTGGGGCCGGGGTTCGACCTGGAGGAGGCGCGGACGCTCGACTGGCGGGCGCAGATCCATCCCGACGACGTCGACCGCATCGTTGCCGAAAGTATTGCCGGCGAAGCGTCCAGGCAGCGCTTTACGCTCGAGGGGCGGTACATGCGGTACGACGGCGAATATCGCTGGCTGCGCACGGTCTCGCAGCCCCGCTTCGGCGCCGACGGGGAGATCGTCGGCTTCATCGGCGTCGGTACCGACATCACCCTCGCGAAGGAAGCGGAGCTGGAACTTCGCCGCCAGGTCGAGGAGCGCACCTCGCAGCTCGCGGCGAGCGAGGCGCAGTTCCGCGCCGTGTTCGAAGCGGCGCTGGAAGTCATGGTGCTGCTGAAGCCCGACGGCACGGTGCTCGCCGTCAACAACCGGCGCGAGGCGTGGCGCAACCCCGACCCGAGCAAGGCGCTCGGCGAGAAATTGTGGGATGCGCCGACGATGCGCGCCTACCCGCAGCACGCCGCGGTGATGAAGAAAGGCATCGCCACGGCCGCGCGCGGAGAGGTCTTCACGACCGAGGTCAACATGGAGCGGGAGGGCGTTCCGACGTCCTACCTCGACGTTTCCGTCCAGCCGGTGCGCGGGCCCGACGGGAAGGTCATCTATCTGCTGTTCGAAGCGCGCGACATCACTGAGCTCAAGGCCGCGCAGGAACAGCTGCGCCAGAGCCAGAAGATGGAGGCGCTGGGCCAGCTCACCGGCGGCATCGCCCACGACTTCAACAACCTACTGACGGTTGTGGTTGGGGGCCTCGATATCATCACCAAGCGCGCCGAGGACGAGAAGCTGAAGCGCTATGCGGAGAATGCGCTTGCGGCGGCGGAGCGCGGCGCGCGGCTGACGGGGCAGCTGCTGGCGTTCAGCCGTGTCCAGCGGCTGGAAGTCACGCCGACGTTCGTCGCGCCACTGATCCAGAACATGCGGCCGCTGCTTCGCAACGTGCTCGGCCCCGGAATCGAAAAGCGCTTCGACCTCGACGACGCGATGATCCCCGTGATGGCCGATCCGACGCAGCTCGAAGTTGCGGTGCTCAACCTCGCGATCAACGCCCGCGACGCGATGCCCGATGGCGGCATCCTCAACTTCGAAAGCCGCCCCGTCCACGTCACCGGCGATCCCGACCTGGAGGACGGCGACTATATCGAGCTGATCATCAGCGATACCGGCGTCGGCATGCCGGCCGACGTCGCCGAGCGCGCGTTCGAGCCTTTCTTCACCACCAAGGAAGTCGGCAAGGGCACGGGTCTCGGCCTGTCCATGGTCTACGGCATGGCGCGCCAGTCGGGCGGCGCCGCCCGCATCGAAAGCACGCCCGGCAAAGGCACCGCCGTCCGCCTCTACTTCCGCTGCGCCGACGGCCCGGGCGCAGAGGCCCCAGCAGTCGCCGTGGAAGCCGAGAGTCCCGCCGCAGGGCCACGTCCGCTGTCCATCCTCGTGATCGACGACGACCCCGACGTCCGCGAATTCATCGTCGCCAGCCTGGAAGAGCAGGGCTATTCGGTGCGCGACGCAGCCGATGGCGCCGAAGGCCTCAAGCAGCTCGCCCGCGCGCCTGCTGAGCTCGTCATCCTCGACTTCATCATGCCTGGCATGTCGGGTGCCGAAGTCGCCAAACTCATCCTCGCCGACCGCCCGGAACAGCCGATCTTGTTCGTCTCCGGCTATAGCGAGACCGACGCCGTCAAAAGCGTCGCCCCGCAGGCGCCGATCCTCGCCAAACCCTTCCGCGCCGAGACGCTCGAAAAAGCCGTCCGCGCCGCCATCGCCGCGAAGGCCTGAACCGACCGCCCGTTTCGCGCGTTGATGCGCGCGATGGTCCGGTTGCTCTTGCCTTTATGCCTTGCCGCGGCGGCGGCGCCCGTCATCGCGCAGCAATCGACTCCGGCCAGCGTCAGCGTCGCGCCGCATGCCCGCGACCTGTTCGAGCGCGATTGGGTGCTGATGAACTGGGCGCTGAAATTCCACGACAGCGACCACGATATCCTCATCAGCGAAAGCGAGGCCAAGTCCGCGGCCGACGACTTTCGCAAAATGGCCGACACCAATAACGACGGCCGCGTCACGCCCGAAGAATATCGCGCCGCCCGCGCCTTCATCCTCGCGCGCTACTGAGCGCCCAGACTCGCGCCTTTCTAGCGTAAAGGTCTCCGAAACCATCTTGCTTTAGACGGCGCTTAACAGAACGGGCGCATTCTCTGCCCCAGTGGGACCCGTGTGGGCGGAGTGGACGCCGCCTTCATCATCATGAGGATCTCGCGTTCGTTCGTGCCCCGGCACCGGCGACTGCGAATCCAGTTCCGAGGATGGGCAATAGATGAAATACGAAGGCAGGCTTGAAGGGCGCGAGCTGCAACCGCGGGCAACGCGCATCGCCGTGCAATATGACGCGATGGTGCGCATCGCGACGGGCGCCATCGAAGCGCAGATCCTGAACGTTTCGAGCCGCGGCTTCAGCTTTCACAGCGAGGCGGCGTTCGAGCCGGGCACTGAAGTCACCATCCATGTCGACAAGCTCGACCCGGTTAAGGGCCTCATCCGCTGGAGCTGCGGCGACGAAGCCGGCGGCGTGTTCCTGGAGGCGATTGCTCTCTAGACTTTAAGCGCTGCTGCCGCTGCTTCCGCGTCCCGTTTCAGGTTGCGGACGAGTTGGCTCATGCCGTTGAGATATTGCGGCGGGATGTGGATGTCGCGGTAGTCGAGCTGCGCTGCGGCGCGCAGCGTCCAGAAGGGATCGATCAGGTGCGGGCGGGCCAGCGCGACCAGGTCGGCGCGGCCGGCGGCGAGGATCGAGTTGGCGTGGTCGGGCTCGTAGATGTTGCCGACGGCCATGGTCGCGAGGCGGCCCTCGTTGCGGATCTTGTCGCTGAACGGCGTCTGGAACATGCGGCCGTAGGTCGGTTGCGCGTCGGCCCAGGTCTGGCCCGCGGAAACGTCGATCAAGTCAGCGCCCTCGCGCGCAAACGCCTCGCCGATCTGCACGGCATCGTCCGGCGTGATGCCGTTTTCGCCAGCCCAATCAGTGGCGGAAATGCGCACCGACATCGGCCTGTCGCCGGGCCAAGCGGCGCGCATCGCGGCGAAGACCTCGAGCGGGTAGCGAAGTCGATTATCAAGTGGGCCGCCATATTCATCGGTGCGTTTGTTCTGCAGCGGCGTGAGGAAGCTCGACAGCAGATAGCCGTGCGCGGCGTGCAGCTCGACCATGTCGAAGCCTGCTTCGAGGCCCATTTGTACCGCCGCAACAAACTGATCGCGCACCGTGTCCATGTCGGCTCGGGTCATTGGAGTCGGCTTCTGGTTGACGGGAGACCAGGCAATGTCGCTCGCGGACATGACCGGCCAGTTGCCGTCGGCGAGCGGGACGTCGTTTCCTTCCCATCCGACGCGCGTCGAGCCCTTGGCGCCGGAATGGCCGAGCTGGAGGCAGATTTTCGCCTTCGAATTCGCATGCACGAAATCGACGATGCGCTTCCACGCGGCGACATGGTCGCCGTTCCACATACCGGTGCAGCCGGGGCTGATCCGGCCTTCGGGCGAGACGCAGGTCATCTCGGTGAAGACAAGGCCGGCGCCGCCCATCGCGCGTTCCCCATAATGGACGAAATGAAAGTCGTTGGGCGTTCCGTCGGCCGCGGAATACATCGCCATCGGCGACACCGTGATGCGGTTTTCAAGCGTCATCTCGCGCAGCTTCAACGGCGCGAACATTGGCGGCGCAGTCTTGTTCGTGGCGCCGTCGGTGGCGCGTTTCCAGAACCAGCGTTCGACGCCTTCGAGCCACTCGCGGTCGCGGACGCGTAAATTCTCATGGCTGATGCGCTGGCTGCGCGTGAGCAGGGAATAGGCGAATTGCAGCGGCTCGAAATGCAGATAGCGGTGCAACGTCTCGAACCATTCGGTCGAGTTGCGCGCGCTGTTCTGGAGCTTGAGAACTTCGAGATTCCGCTCGGCGACATATTCGTCCATAGCGGCTTCAAGACTGAGGCCTTTGCGGTTGAGCACGTCGGCCAGCTTGATCGCGTCTTCGAGCGCGAGCTTGGTGCCGGAGCCGATCGAGAAATGCGCGGTGTGCGCGGCATCGCCGAGCAGGATGACATTGCCGCTCGACCAGCGTTCGCACTTGATACGGCGGAAATTGAGCCAGGCCGCGGAGCCGCGCAGATGCGCGGCGTTGGACATCAAGCTGTGGCCGTCGAGATATCTGGCAAACAATCTTTCGCAGACGGCGATCGTTTCCGCCTGGTCCATTTGGTCGAAGCCGAAGTTCGCCCACGTCGCCTCGTCGCATTCGACGATGAAGGTCGAGCAGTCGGGCGCGAAGCGGTAGGCGTGCGCCCAGATCCAGCCGTGCTCGGTTTCCTCGAAGGCGAAGGTGAAAGCGTCGAAGACCTTCGACGTGCCGAGCCAGACGAACTTGTTGCGGCGCACGTCGATATCGACGCCGAAGGCGTCGGGCATCGCGTCGCGGAAACGCGAGTTGGCGCCGTCGGACGCAATGACGAGATCGTAGTCGCGCCACTTCGCATCGCCCGGATCGCACTCGGCATTAAAATGCAGGACGACGCCGAGCTCCTTCGCCCGGTCCTGCAGGATTTCGAGCAAGCGCTTGCGGCCGATGCCGATGAAGCCGTGTCCCGACGACGTGATCGTTTGCCCATGGATGTGCACGTCGATGTCGTCCCAATGCGCGAATTCATCGGCGATGATCTTCGCGGATGCGGGGTCGTTGGCGTTGAGATTCTCCACCGTCTGGTCGGAGAAGACGACGCCCCAACCAAAGGTGACGCCGGGTGCGTTGCGTTCGAAGATTTCGATTTCGTGCGCCGGGTCGCGCAGCTTCATCGAGACGGCGAAATAGAGCCCGGCTGGACCGGCGCCGACGCAGGCGATCTTCATCGGCCGCCGCCTCGAATGTTCCCAACGTTCAGGGTGACGAGCAACTTTCCGGCACCCTGGGTGCGCTGTCGAACGGGGGCGTCGATGTCGCTCAGCTCAAGACGGCAGGCCCGCATTCCCGCATCATGGCACAGCAGTGCGACTGTAGGACAGATGGAATGTCGGCTTTGGTGGAAAGCTGCCTTGATGCGTGAGGAAATCATCCGAGCGACCTCGTCATCGCTCTCGGACGATGAAGTCGCACAATTGCGACACCAAACAGCTGGCATGATCCGGCCTGAGATTGAGCAGGCAGTCCGCACCTATAAAGAGACCGGCGCCCTTCCGGAACGCGATGAGTTCGGTTGGTGCCGCAATCCTGAAACTGGCGAATATTCCGAACGGCTGCTCAATCCATTCGAACTCAAGCGCCTCCTGAAAGAGGCCGGCTTCAAAGTGCAGTTGCGGCACGTTTTCCGAAAGATGCCACTTCGATTATTCAACGGCATCGAGTTTCGGCCATTGAACATGAGACTCTTTGCGCTGCGGCCCCTGTTCGCCCTGGTAGCTACGAAGCCAATCTAGAGGCTCATGAGGAGCATGTATCGCGCGTCGTCGCTCAGGAGGAAGTGCGCAGGTGCGCACGGAAAGAAGCTAAGCTCGCGGCGTCACGCCCATTTGATTTGGGACTCTGCATAGAACAGCTCCCCGCCTTCTCATTGACCCCAAACCCTACTTCTTCTGAATACCGTTCGTATCGACCGGAGAAAGCGACTTGAGCTTGGTCAGGCCGGCCACGCTGAGCTGGGCCCACGCCTTGAATACATCGTCGAAGTCGCTCCAGTTGCTCGCCGAAGTCCGGATCGAGCCCCCATAGTCGCCTGCGATCTGCGGATCGATTGCCTGTCCGAGCAGCTGGTTCGACACCGAATCCCGGAGCTCGACGACAAACGTCGCCTGCCCGGCGCTCGCGGCGACCGTGGTGCCAGCGGACGAACCGGTGTCCGGTGCGGTCACGCTGACGTTGAGGACCGCGGTCGACACGCGAAGCACGTTGGGTCCGGGGACGCTGGCGATGGGATATCCAGCCTTGGTGAACGCGGCCGCGAAATAGTTGTCGAACTGCTTGGTGGCCTGCGTGATCGCGGTTCGCAGCTCGCCCGGGTCAATGCGGTCGGACAGGCCGATGGCCTGGTCGTTGTAGTTCTGCAGCCAGTCCTTTTGGAAGGCGATCTGGACAGGGTCGTACATGATCTGGGTGTAGGATCGGAAGTCGGCGTTCGGTAACAGATAGACGACGTCCATCTTCTTGGACTTCACCAGAACCAGGCCTTGCCAGGTCGGGGGCGGCGCGGCCGCGGCGGGGCAGGACGTTGCGATGAGTGTGGCAGCAAGCAGCGATCTGGCAACGTGCATGCTTGTTTCCTCCGGCGTGGATTTCCCTTGTGCGCGGAATACCGCCTGCCGTCGAAATACGAGATCGGGGTAATGCCGGATGGGGCCCGCTCGAATGCCTCGGATGCAACGGGAACTTGTACCTAGCTTCTTAAGCCGTGCAGCTCAGTTCCGTGCGTCCATGCGCAGGTGCAGATAGCGCGGTTGGAAGTCAGCCAGCACGGCCATCTTGTGCCAGTCGTTGATCGTGATCCGCCGTCTGGTTCGCGAAATATAGCCGAGCTCCTCGAGCTTCATCAGCGTGCGGTTCACGTGGACCGACGTCAGCGCGACGGCGTCCGCGAGCTGCTCCTGCGTGATCGGCAGCTCATATTCCGTCTGTTTGCCAAGCTCCGACGCTTCCATGCGCATGGCGAATTCGCACAATAGATGGCCGACGCGGACGATGGCGTTGCGGCGGCCGATGTTGAGGATCCATTCGCGGAAGATCGAGCCTTCGACCAGGGTTTCGTACCACATCCCCATTCCGACGGCCGGACGGCTGAACGCAATGTCCCGCACCGCTTCGACCGGGATCAGCGCAATGTGGCCGGCGCTCAGCATCTGCACGTTGTGATCGGCTACTCCGAGCAGCGAGTTCTGGAGGTCGACGATGTCGCCCTTCATGTGGATCGACATGATCTGCCGGCCGCCGTTGCCGGCAACCTTGTAGCGATAGGCAAACCCCGAAAGGATGAGGCACGCATTCTGCGGCCGGTCTCCGTCCCACACGACATGCTCGCCGGCTTTGAGTTGTCGGCGCGTGAACGGCAGCGCCCGGACGGCATTGCAGTCGTCGTCGCTCAGCGGATTCCACTGGTCGAGCTTGCGGACGAGTAAGTTCAGAGGGTGGGTTCTGCTGTCTGACATCGTGCGTTCGCTAGGCGGGAGCGCTTACGCTTGTCTCTCAGCCACCAGTTAGCCGCATTAGACGCCTGGTGATGGTTCCTCTTTATACCTGTTTAGACGGCAAGGCTAATCTGCGTTGCGAGTGTGTCGGGACGTGGAATTCAGACTTGGCCTATCGCTGAGCACGCGCTTCGGCGGCATGGAAAGCGGACAAAGCGCGCCAGTTTACGACCAGTGGATATTGTCGGCGCGCTTTTGGTTCTTGGTTGCCGATCGTGCGCTTGACCGCGCCTTCGCGTCCGAGGTCCTTGCCCCAGAAAAGGCGAGCAAATCTGACACCCAGGGCCCGACCGTCAGCGCGTCGACCCACAGGAGCTGCGGGTCCTCGGTGCTGATAGTCATGTCGAGAACGAGCTGCCGATCGACGAGAACCTTGTAGGTGCCGACG
This portion of the Sphingomonas limnosediminicola genome encodes:
- a CDS encoding CsgG/HfaB family protein, producing MTKFAFLAGAALALSSTQALAGILGGGQAKPSSGRNEQTAGQAQIPVCTHRIGTLAIVEPDNQWWRELNLGSPEAIIKVFVAQSGCFTMVNRGGAMRSRAMERAMAEQGELQKGSNMGAGQVKAADYFLQPDIVTANQNSGGSSVGAAAGAIGGLFGGWGHTVGSLAGGINVKKGEANVTLSLVNARTTEEEALTEGYFRKRDLSFAVGGGAGWWGGFAAAGGGGYENTEIGQIIVLAYLDAYRKLVTQLGGVSPVPPPPTR
- the lepA gene encoding translation elongation factor 4, producing the protein MQRIDHIRNFSIIAHIDHGKSTLADRLIQATGGLTDREMTGNAQVLDNMDIERERGITIKAQTVRLAWKGYELNLMDTPGHVDFAYEVSRSLAACEGALLVVDAAQGVEAQTLANVYQSIEHDHEIVPVINKIDLPAADPEGVRQEIEEIIGLDASEAVLASAKTGIGIEEILQAIVDKIPPPKGDAAAPLKAMLVDSWYDPYLGVVILVRVIDGTLKKGAQVKFMAAGTTHLVDRVGCFRPKIEQLSELGPGEIGFITAQIKEVAETRVGDTITDAKRPAAAALPGFKEVQPVVFCGLFPVDANDFEKLRDSLYKLRLNDASFSFETESSAALGFGFRCGFLGLLHLEIIQERLTREYDLDLITTAPSVVYRMHLTHSKNEDAKTIELHNPADMPDPNRIESIEEPWILATIYTPDEYLGGILKLCQDRRGIQKELTYVGSGSHARALLKYELPLNEVVFDFYDRLKSISKGYASFDYEQIGHREGDLVKMSILVNEEPVDALSMIVHRGTAEARGRGMCERLKELIPRHLFKIPIQAAIGGKVIARETISAMRKDVTAKCYGGDATRKRKLLEKQKKGKARMREYGNVSIPQEAFIAALRMGEE
- a CDS encoding PAS domain-containing protein; amino-acid sequence: MAESSGGSGRDKRSAAAPPLTELLLDQPLGSEGGDPLPMPIELPAAMFTGPGLLTLADLVPVMTAYVDRTLHYRFMNKPLAEWLERPRKDMIGRHMREVIGDEAFAEREQLLAAALAGERKLFAATWEHPTRGVLAAQSDYVPWVNPATGEVDGVVIVITDVTEQRLAERSIRESEERFRRIANSAPALMWVTRLDRVRDFVNEAYAEFALGPGFDLEEARTLDWRAQIHPDDVDRIVAESIAGEASRQRFTLEGRYMRYDGEYRWLRTVSQPRFGADGEIVGFIGVGTDITLAKEAELELRRQVEERTSQLAASEAQFRAVFEAALEVMVLLKPDGTVLAVNNRREAWRNPDPSKALGEKLWDAPTMRAYPQHAAVMKKGIATAARGEVFTTEVNMEREGVPTSYLDVSVQPVRGPDGKVIYLLFEARDITELKAAQEQLRQSQKMEALGQLTGGIAHDFNNLLTVVVGGLDIITKRAEDEKLKRYAENALAAAERGARLTGQLLAFSRVQRLEVTPTFVAPLIQNMRPLLRNVLGPGIEKRFDLDDAMIPVMADPTQLEVAVLNLAINARDAMPDGGILNFESRPVHVTGDPDLEDGDYIELIISDTGVGMPADVAERAFEPFFTTKEVGKGTGLGLSMVYGMARQSGGAARIESTPGKGTAVRLYFRCADGPGAEAPAVAVEAESPAAGPRPLSILVIDDDPDVREFIVASLEEQGYSVRDAADGAEGLKQLARAPAELVILDFIMPGMSGAEVAKLILADRPEQPILFVSGYSETDAVKSVAPQAPILAKPFRAETLEKAVRAAIAAKA
- a CDS encoding PilZ domain-containing protein, encoding MKYEGRLEGRELQPRATRIAVQYDAMVRIATGAIEAQILNVSSRGFSFHSEAAFEPGTEVTIHVDKLDPVKGLIRWSCGDEAGGVFLEAIAL
- a CDS encoding bifunctional salicylyl-CoA 5-hydroxylase/oxidoreductase, translating into MKIACVGAGPAGLYFAVSMKLRDPAHEIEIFERNAPGVTFGWGVVFSDQTVENLNANDPASAKIIADEFAHWDDIDVHIHGQTITSSGHGFIGIGRKRLLEILQDRAKELGVVLHFNAECDPGDAKWRDYDLVIASDGANSRFRDAMPDAFGVDIDVRRNKFVWLGTSKVFDAFTFAFEETEHGWIWAHAYRFAPDCSTFIVECDEATWANFGFDQMDQAETIAVCERLFARYLDGHSLMSNAAHLRGSAAWLNFRRIKCERWSSGNVILLGDAAHTAHFSIGSGTKLALEDAIKLADVLNRKGLSLEAAMDEYVAERNLEVLKLQNSARNSTEWFETLHRYLHFEPLQFAYSLLTRSQRISHENLRVRDREWLEGVERWFWKRATDGATNKTAPPMFAPLKLREMTLENRITVSPMAMYSAADGTPNDFHFVHYGERAMGGAGLVFTEMTCVSPEGRISPGCTGMWNGDHVAAWKRIVDFVHANSKAKICLQLGHSGAKGSTRVGWEGNDVPLADGNWPVMSASDIAWSPVNQKPTPMTRADMDTVRDQFVAAVQMGLEAGFDMVELHAAHGYLLSSFLTPLQNKRTDEYGGPLDNRLRYPLEVFAAMRAAWPGDRPMSVRISATDWAGENGITPDDAVQIGEAFAREGADLIDVSAGQTWADAQPTYGRMFQTPFSDKIRNEGRLATMAVGNIYEPDHANSILAAGRADLVALARPHLIDPFWTLRAAAQLDYRDIHIPPQYLNGMSQLVRNLKRDAEAAAAALKV
- a CDS encoding DUF3313 family protein, with translation MHVARSLLAATLIATSCPAAAAPPPTWQGLVLVKSKKMDVVYLLPNADFRSYTQIMYDPVQIAFQKDWLQNYNDQAIGLSDRIDPGELRTAITQATKQFDNYFAAAFTKAGYPIASVPGPNVLRVSTAVLNVSVTAPDTGSSAGTTVAASAGQATFVVELRDSVSNQLLGQAIDPQIAGDYGGSIRTSASNWSDFDDVFKAWAQLSVAGLTKLKSLSPVDTNGIQKK
- a CDS encoding Crp/Fnr family transcriptional regulator yields the protein MSDSRTHPLNLLVRKLDQWNPLSDDDCNAVRALPFTRRQLKAGEHVVWDGDRPQNACLILSGFAYRYKVAGNGGRQIMSIHMKGDIVDLQNSLLGVADHNVQMLSAGHIALIPVEAVRDIAFSRPAVGMGMWYETLVEGSIFREWILNIGRRNAIVRVGHLLCEFAMRMEASELGKQTEYELPITQEQLADAVALTSVHVNRTLMKLEELGYISRTRRRITINDWHKMAVLADFQPRYLHLRMDARN